The genome window ACGGGAAGACATCTGTCCGCAGAGCTTCATGGTTTTGGTTCTCAAGCTGCAAACCCTGACCGAAGGGTTTGACGTGGAAGTGGAAGAGGACTCCGAAAAACCCAGGAAGAAACCCCGTCGTTCCAGGAAGAAAGCCGCGGATGCGTCCCAATTCATCGATGGCCAGCCTTTGTCGCAAAAGGAAATCGAGTTTGAAGAATTCGTCAGCGACAATTTCGATACGGAGGAGTGGCTCAGGAAGAACGGACTCATTTTCTAACAACCTTCTTTTTTTCTCCCTCCTCATAGCCGTCTGCGTGCTGGCGGGCAGTCCCGGGCCGGCTTGGCCCCAGGACCCCGGGCAGCAGCGGCAGCGCATGGTGGATGAAGACCTGCGCGGACGCAACATCACCGACGAGCGGGTGCTAACAGCCATGGGCCGCGTGCCCCGGCACCGCTTCATGGACCCATCCCAGGCCCGCTGGGCCTATTCCGATTTTGCCCAGCCCATCGGCCACGGCCAGACCATCTCCCAACCCTATGTCGTCGCCCTCATGACCCAGGCGTTGAACCTGAAGCCTCAGGAACGCGTGCTGGAGATCGGCACCGGCTCCGGTTATCAGGCGGCGGTGCTGGCGGAACTGGTGCGCACGGTGTACACCATCGAGATCATCGAACCGCTGGCCAACGAAGCCCGCGACC of Nitrospina watsonii contains these proteins:
- a CDS encoding protein-L-isoaspartate(D-aspartate) O-methyltransferase, whose product is MLAGSPGPAWPQDPGQQRQRMVDEDLRGRNITDERVLTAMGRVPRHRFMDPSQARWAYSDFAQPIGHGQTISQPYVVALMTQALNLKPQERVLEIGTGSGYQAAVLAELVRTVYTIEIIEPLANEARDLLPKLGYNNVNVRHGDGYEGWPQHAPFDAILITAAAPEIPQPLIDQLRVGGRMVLPLENEAAQQLLLVRKQADGITRTIITGVRFVPMTGAVRNP